The following coding sequences lie in one Streptomyces sp. NBC_00510 genomic window:
- a CDS encoding transporter — translation MTGTFVRLKLSVLRNGLRQSTGRRVGWIIGSLVSLLYALGLGVGLVALRGNDYAPSAAIGVAVVLAVGWAAMPLFVFGGDDTLDPTRLAMLPLRPRPLIRALLVSSLVGVGPLLTFLVVVGAAVSVVAGAASAVAAVIAVPLTVLLCVALSRAVAAANTRLLTSRKGRDLAVLSGLLVAVGAQLVSLGANALTSGHGLERIGALTSVLRWLPPASALDAVRSAGEGAYGLAVGELAWAGAVLGLVLVWWYRSLDRLMTRPDASTVQAGPSKVRETRFRLLPEGRTGTVMERQFRYAWRDPRTKAAWATALALGLLLPLVSAVQHGSVYTACWAAALLGLQMYNQFGMDGSAFWTVAATVSSRTDAYAELRGRALAIAVVGVPYVAVVTIGAAFLLGRADAAAETLGLSFALLGALIATGAWASVRFPYSMPQENRFGSAAAPGQGSLAWLSLVGGAVTGAVITLPVLGVLIWLHVSGRHGALWLVLPLGCLYGAGFAVLGVRTAAPRLLGRLPEVLTAVSKG, via the coding sequence GTGACGGGCACCTTCGTACGGCTCAAGCTGTCGGTCCTCCGCAACGGGTTGCGGCAGTCGACGGGACGCCGGGTCGGCTGGATCATCGGCAGCCTGGTGTCCCTGCTCTACGCGCTGGGCCTGGGCGTGGGGCTGGTCGCCCTGCGCGGGAACGACTACGCGCCCTCGGCGGCCATCGGCGTCGCGGTCGTGCTCGCGGTCGGCTGGGCCGCCATGCCGTTGTTCGTCTTCGGCGGTGACGACACCCTCGACCCGACCCGGCTGGCGATGCTGCCGCTGCGGCCGCGGCCGCTGATCCGGGCGCTCCTGGTGTCCTCGCTGGTCGGCGTCGGGCCGCTGCTCACGTTCCTGGTGGTGGTCGGCGCGGCGGTGTCCGTCGTGGCGGGCGCCGCCTCGGCGGTGGCGGCGGTGATCGCCGTGCCGCTCACCGTGCTGCTGTGCGTGGCCCTGTCGCGGGCCGTCGCCGCGGCCAACACCCGGTTGCTGACCAGCCGCAAGGGACGCGACCTGGCGGTGCTCAGCGGCCTGCTGGTCGCGGTGGGCGCCCAGTTGGTCAGCCTGGGCGCCAACGCGCTCACCTCCGGACACGGCCTGGAGCGGATCGGCGCCCTCACCTCGGTGCTGCGCTGGCTGCCGCCGGCGTCGGCGCTGGACGCGGTGCGGTCGGCGGGGGAGGGCGCGTACGGGCTCGCGGTCGGCGAACTCGCCTGGGCCGGGGCCGTGCTGGGGCTGGTGCTCGTGTGGTGGTACCGCAGTCTGGACCGGCTCATGACCCGGCCGGACGCCTCCACCGTGCAGGCGGGCCCGTCGAAGGTCCGGGAGACCCGGTTCAGGCTGCTCCCCGAGGGGCGCACCGGCACCGTCATGGAGCGCCAGTTCCGCTACGCCTGGCGCGATCCGCGGACCAAGGCCGCCTGGGCCACCGCCCTGGCCCTGGGGCTGCTGCTGCCGCTCGTCTCGGCGGTCCAGCACGGCAGCGTCTACACCGCCTGCTGGGCGGCCGCACTGCTCGGGCTGCAGATGTACAACCAGTTCGGCATGGACGGCTCCGCCTTCTGGACGGTCGCCGCGACCGTCTCCTCCCGCACGGACGCGTACGCGGAACTGCGCGGGCGGGCCCTGGCGATCGCGGTGGTGGGCGTCCCGTACGTGGCCGTCGTGACCATCGGCGCGGCCTTCCTGCTGGGGCGGGCCGACGCGGCGGCCGAGACGCTCGGGCTCTCCTTCGCGCTGCTGGGGGCGTTGATCGCCACCGGCGCCTGGGCGAGTGTGCGCTTCCCCTACTCCATGCCGCAGGAGAACCGCTTCGGCAGCGCCGCCGCGCCGGGCCAGGGGAGCCTGGCCTGGCTCAGCCTCGTCGGGGGCGCGGTGACGGGCGCGGTGATCACGCTTCCCGTGCTCGGCGTACTGATCTGGCTCCACGTCTCGGGACGGCACGGCGCGCTGTGGCTCGTCCTGCCGCTGGGCTGCCTCTACGGGGCCGGGTTCGCGGTGCTGGGGGTCCGCACGGCGGCGCCCCGCCTGCTGGGCCGCCTGCCGGAGGTGCTGACGGCGGTGAGCAAGGGGTAG